The following are encoded together in the Tripterygium wilfordii isolate XIE 37 chromosome 18, ASM1340144v1, whole genome shotgun sequence genome:
- the LOC119984586 gene encoding V-type proton ATPase subunit G1-like — translation MDSLRGQGGIQMLLTAEQEAQRVVTDARNLKMARLKQAKDEAERDLALYRSNSEHEFQKKISEASGSSGSTVKRLEEDTDVKIKNLKDSTSWVSAEAVNTLIKYVVTVKY, via the exons ATGGATTCCTTAAGAGGTCAAGGAGGCATTCAGATGCTGCTCACTGCAGAACAGGAAGCCCAACGCGTTGTCACTGATGCTAGAAACT TGAAGATGGCAAGGTTGAAGCAAGCCAAAGATGAAGCTGAGAGAGATTTGGCACTCTACCGCTCAAATTCGGAACATGAGTTCCAAAAGAAAATCTCTGAG GCAAGCGGTAGCTCTGGCTCGACTGTAAAGCGGCTGGAAGAGGACACTGACGTTAAGATTAAAAACTTAAAGGATTCCACATCTTGGGTCTCAGCAGAGGCTGTCAACACGCTCATCAAGTATGTTGTAACAGTGAAATATTGA
- the LOC119984865 gene encoding protein SPA, chloroplastic, with the protein MPKLFACSHNLCISSASPAHTQHSCSTTWKGVKQQKQRNMIPAASKSGGFSLNSILKRCEACGGKGAVECRGCKGTGRNKKNGNIFERWKCYDCQGFGLVSCPSCGKGGLTPEQRGER; encoded by the exons ATGCCCAAACTCTTTGCCTGCAGCCATAACTTGTGCATTTCATCGGCATCACCAGCTCATACTCAACACAGTTGTAGCACAACATGGAAGGGTGTCAAGCAACAAAAACAGAGAAACATGATTCCGGCGGCCTCAAAATCCGGCGGCTTTTCACTTAACTCG ATCTTGAAAAGATGTGAAGCGTGTGGAGGCAAAGGTGCAGTTGAATGTAGAGGATGCAAG GGAACTGGAAGGAATAAGAAGAATGGAAATATTTTTGAGCGTTGGaa GTGTTATGATTGTCAAGGATTTGGACTGGTTAGTTGTCCAAGCTGTGGAAAAGGAGGGCTTACACCAGAGCAAAGAGGGGAAAGATAA